In the Myxocyprinus asiaticus isolate MX2 ecotype Aquarium Trade chromosome 31, UBuf_Myxa_2, whole genome shotgun sequence genome, CTGACGAACATTTTTGTTTGCATCAGATAGTCAGTGTGAGACTGAGACCAGGCGGTGCTTAATGCTTGATGGTGGCATAATAGTTAAAGCTTAGGGTTTAGCAACCAGCAGGTTACTGGTTCAATCCCTGCTGTGAACTAGCCATTGTGCCCTTGAACAATGCCAGGTTACTTTCTCCCCTGTAACAATTTACTGTGAGTTGCTTTCGATAAAATCTCCTGCTAACTGACTTCTTAGTTACTAAACTAATCCTGAAATTAGAAAGTGTGTAAATGTTCCTATAGTGTTAAAATCATTATATTATATACTTCATAATAGGGGTGTTCATTATTGATACATTTCATCTCTGTTTATACTGAACATTGTCAAAGTAGCAGGTCCTACTGCAGCACTCCAGACCTGAGAAGCTTGATATTTCAAGAGTCTGCGTTTGTCATATCGCCTTCCGTTCTCTCATTTCAGAGGAATTTGGAACAGTGAACTCAACACCTGACTCCACCCCTCCTTGCTCAGATGGTAAGGACATtttcatatacatacagtatatctaaatatattcaaaaatatGAGTTCTTCATTTATCTTTGCATGTTTCCTGATATCCATATTTATAATAGTTCTGATGATCCTTGTGAACTGGAATGCTTATATACACAGTACATATGGATTTGTTTTGTGATTACAAAGTAAAAACCATCTTAGGTTGTCCTGATGTCTGTCCCCTCTGAATTAGATGAAACACATTCTGAATACATGATCCTTACTGGTAAAGTTATGTTATAAATTATAAAAGTAATACTTTCTCGCCTGGATGCTGATTAaacatgatatacagtatactgtatacagtgtgtgttaaaggaatattccgggttcaatacaagttaagctcaatcgacagcatttgttgcataatgttgattaccacttttaacgatgtcacacaaacatgtcgacactcagagagatatacaaagtaagtgataaacattcactttattaagtaatatcaataaatgagtttgtttccacattacatgatattaaagcttgttcaacaaacgcctgcagaaacagtataaaacatggtaaattataatctcttttgataattgtacacctgaagcacaaatgctagcgctgcagcattgtttatcagttgggttgctaagagacatctctaatgagagtcaaacccctgctaagctaacgggagtgttgcagttccgaatatcagggaatggaatgcatttatggtcggagatatcaagtaggaatatccctcatccaacttgaatggaacgcagcataaccgtgtaccctgacgaaacgaaatttattgcaagcaacatttaaattgcaaatattattagatagatttttccaggtattatagacctccttggtagattcatatgaaaaattatgatttttgaacgTCTGTTCGGGAgaagttcatttcacaaaacagtcatgctgcagttaaaattaggcttgcttgaacattaagtgtcgtttcaagttctggctttcgtgcgtggacatgtttttaaaatgtcaattggtattattagttagctgtgacataatgtatgatgcccaaaggcatagggtgtcttattcattgtgaaactgtgttttcttaatggcatgaatcacattgAAGTCCTAGACTTTAAacgcacggcccgccactgctaGCATCATtagacagaattgcaaaaataatgatttttttcaaacaggttttcagaACCCCCCGTCTGCCATTGCTTgtcaaacagatagttccaccataatatactgtaaatgatttTTATTGCTTAAGTAACATTTGTGTTAGGAGGTAAGCAATTTTGCTTAGCATTTGAGAAAGTGGTTAATACTCTTAGATCCTGACTTTCTAAAAATCGTTCTTATTTTTGCTCAGGTGGAAATGAGGAGTCCGACTTCCCGGAACTGCAGACAGCCAGGGAGTGGTCTGATGATGAAGAAGGCCTTGAGGATGATGACACATGTCTCAGCAGCTCATCCGTATGGAGCACGCCACGTCAGAACTCCTCTGAGCTCACCTTCTCCTACATTGCCTTCTCTGAGACTGACAGCTCATCACGGAGAGACTCAGGGCGCCGCAGGGCAGGGGGGAGGGGCAGCCGTGGTTCACTGAACCGCATGGACACTGTGGAAAGCCAGTTATCCATAGACTCCCCTGCTGTGGAGTGGGACGCCCATGCCTTCCTGCCTGTGGAAGTGGAAGAGGAGACCCTGCAGCGGACTCTGGAGCCCTCTTCTCAGAAAAGTGTTGAGGAATTTCAGGATAAAGACACAGGGACATGGGAACCAATTGAGGAGATCTCAGGCATCCAAACACACAGCTTAACATGCAGTCATGAAGATGAGCAAATAACAGGTGTTCATGAAGTTACTATTGTGTGCATGACGCATACACATGTGTACACATTTTAGACATGCTGTTGCtgatcaaatccctaacccttagTATTAATACTTATTAATACCCTTAATACTTAGATTTGTGCTGGGGACATCATGCAGCTTGTTCAGCATGCAGAGCTGTGCTACTTTAATCAGAGATCAGACATATGATTTTTGCCAGGCGGACGAAAATCTGGAAAAAATCCTTTAGATTTGCATAGAAAGAAGGACCAAATACCATAGAATACCTCTTTTGAAATAGACAACTAAGcagccacccaaaacaccctagcaaccacctagaaacactCTAACatccacccataacaccctagcagccacccaTAATagcatagcaaccacctagcaacactctTGCAGCCAACCataaccctagcaaccacaaagcaacaccctagcagccacccataacacccttgtaaccacctagcaacagcCTAGAAgtcacccataacaccctagcaaccacctagcaacacccaagCGGCCAGCCATAACACCcgagcaaccacctagcaactctCTAACAGCTACTCACAACACACAAGCAACACCCTACCAGCCAACCTTAATACCATAGTCATCACCTAGCAACAAACTAGCAACACTCATAATACCCTAGCAGTCTCCCATAACTCTCTAAAAACCACCTgggaacaccctagcagccacccataacaccctactGTAGCAATCACCTagaaacaccctagcagccaACCAGAACAcgctagcaaccacataacaatgtgctaaaaaccactcagaataccttatAGCAACCGTatagtaacaccctagcaaacactcACAGCACCCTAGCATCGTAGTGGCATTTTGCATGTGCAatcaccacttacattttcttcaataaatgtaaacaatCTAGGTCATATAATGAGGATTAAATGTTGATTATATTGGCAGCACCACAGCTTCATGGGTCAGACACttctgttgccatggaaaccacaGTCACTCTGCAGATGGTGGACGCATCACATACAACACCTCCTGCCATTGGTCGAATCACTCAGGAAGAACAGATCTGTGAGCAGTGGTACTCTACTCTCAACTTATCAGAGGGGCCAACAATTTGCATCAAAATTGCAGGTTAGGCAACTTTATCTCAGTATGGaatgaaataaattctcaatctagtCCCTATATCAATCAATCTAGTCTCTGTATTTGATTTCCCTGAAACAGctttaatttttcatatgaaattTTTCTTCTGAAAGCACTTTGTCAGTCAATATGTCAATATATGAAACAGAAACTAGGGATAGGGTTTCTCTTGCTCACAATAAGCACAGGCTTCCCACATGTTAGCACATATGCTCCTGTTTTATTGGAGAATACAATGTCCATCTCCATGGTAACAGACTCTACGGCTACGGGATGTTGCCATAATGGGCTGATGCCATTGAGTGCATTCCTGGCCAGTCTGTCTTCATTATCCACCCAAACGAATACAAGACAAGTCATGATGTCTGCATGTGCGTTACAGGCTAGGTCCAttattgattaaatttttttttttttttttttacattttagaataatagtagtctttaaaactatggaataacataaatggaacaatgggaattatgttgtgactaaacaaaatccaaaataaagcaaaactgtgttatattttagcatcttcaaagtagtcaccctttgcctagaatttgcagaaatgtactcttgaagttttctcaaccaacttcttgaggtatcaccctgggatgctttttaaacagtattaaaggagttcccatcagtgttgggcacttattggctgcttttctatattatttggtccaagtcatcaatttcaaaatcttttttttttttttaattaaattttacatttataattaaataaattaatatggtggcacaattatatttttgtctacaaaactaatttcaaacatttcagcatacgccttcaaatcaaaagatttttaagatcatgagaagcattttggtcaagtgtttcaaaacttttgaccggtagtgtatatgataGGTGATGTAACCATCCAGAGACAAAgtgaaatttttttctttttgaatttttcccctttttcacccaatttggaatgcccaattcccaatgcgcttttaagtcctcgtggtcgcgtagtgatttgcctcaatccaggtggtggaggatgaatcccagctgcctccgcatctgagaccgtcaacccacgcatcttatcatgtggcttgttgagcatgttgccatggagacacagcatgtgtggaggcttcacgccatccaccacggcatccacgctcaactcaccatgtacCCCACTgaaaacgaaccacattatggaggttaccccatgtgactctaccctccctagaaaccgggccagtttggttgcttaggagacctggctggagtcactcagcacgccctgggatttgaactagcgaactaaagaactccaggggtggtagccagtgtcttttaccactgagctacccaggcccccaacaaagTGAAATTCTTAAGTTGTTTgcaataatcttttattattatttattttaaaaataagcagtgaaataattttgtttatatatatatatatatatatatatatatatatatatatatatatatatatatatatatatatatatatatatatatatatatatatatatatatatatatatatatatatatatagggctgtcaattgattcaaatttttaatcaaattaatcgcatatataaatattcgcTGAGAAATcctctcaaataacaataattcaataatgattaaataattatacacttccggtcaaaagttttgaaacactcattctttattatcatttttttcttcacatattagaataatagtaaagtcatcaaaactatagaataacataaatggaactatggaggggcctgggttgctcagtggtaaaagacgctagctaccacccctggagttccctAGTTCGCTAGTGCGCCAGGGCGtgtatatagttatatttaaattattatggataaaatatatatattataaaaaaatataatacttttaataatgcattactttattgtggcagacgagtaaagaaTTGATAAGATAATACAAAAATTgtctttagaatccaatatattgtttatttccatactaCTGAACATACGGCAAACATTGGCCTagagttcacagcaatccattttgcaactgaatttgtcaatcagtccgagatttattatgagggcttgtctaaggacacaCCAATGTACACCTGCACCAGACAGAGGCTTTTGGATGGTCTCACATTTGTTGCGTCGTgtcataaaaataacatttttatgtcgttgtcaagttaaaaatagtttaataCTTCGAAAAACACGTCTTGATCCATAAGTTCAGATTTGCATTCCATAACATGTtcttatcttgtgctgtctgctgtcggtaagtgtggtttactgttctctgtataagctgtgcttactgccccctggagaaaagcTTAAATTGCTCGGATAGTTGGAATATTCCTCATTACGGTCCGGAGACAAGattaattgctttattttttaatgcttatttgttatataattaatcacactgaattaacatattaaatcgacagccttaatatatatactgtatataaaaatgtcaggtggtgtaaccaacatgcaaatATCCATTGTTTTCTCATGTGCCAAAAAACCTAGagcctcatgactgtgtgtgaagattttaagaagccagcaataacaccctagcaatgatCTAGCAACACCCTACAGCCACCAataccaccctagcaaccgcctagcaaaaatgtatgaaaccaacatgcaaacaaagattacatttctatgaacatGACACATGTGCTTTAAACTAGacttttaaaagatttcaaagttttatcacctcggacaaccttatttttcAATGACACATAGAGTATACATATACAAGTTATTCTGATCATGAGGCCATACAAATGAAAGCTAAGAGAACCAAGGCATTCAGTATGGCCCATAGTAAATAGTTAGTAAACAGTGGCAGGACCATTTTTTCCCCCTGTGAAGTTATGTGCTTGCAGGATGTTACTTTTTGtgatcataagtttacataccaCAGACATATTACAGACTGCATGTACTGTAGATGTCGATTGTGATTGTGAGTATATGTGTACTGCCCCCTCATTTCAGTCTAACCCTGACTGCCTCTTTCTGTCTTCTGTAATGGGGCAGCCACAActgtgcagttttatttttgggtcacTGTGCTAGGGGGCTGCTGACAGGGCAACATCAGCCAAAACAGCTTGAGGGGGTTTTGAGTAGATCAGGGACATAGACACAGGTGAGAGAGGAATCAGCCCATGAAGACTCCAAAATGACCAGTAAAGGTGAGGAGCCAGGAAATATACAAAAACTGGTGCTTTTTGAGTGGTTATGTTGGCATAGAGGGTAATTTGAGCTGAGTAGGGTTAGTGCTACAGACTTGCATGGGTTAGGTTGATTTCTGCCTGTCTGTACCACATTGCAAAAAGTTATGAGTTTAGGGTAGGGAACCAGGGTTTATACTATTGTTCTTTTGTTCCGCGAGTGAAAGATTAGTGTGATGTCTAAAGATGAGATTGCAGTTGTGTCAATATACATACTCAAGATGGTGTATGTATAAGCGAttctgtatgtgcatgtgtgctttggTGGTATTAATCAGTGCGTGTCTTtgggagattttatttgcatttatatttattacattgctctctggaatacttcacTCTGATTGATCAATCACAGCATTTAGCAGTCAAATATTTTGGATAATAACCACTAAACTGTTGACCGTTGTCCCTGGCAACTGATTTCCTACACAGCTATACTATATTCCATGTCGTACTACTCTGTGGTCTGTTTCTTCACCTCAAATCAATATTTGTACAGTCATATTGTACAATCAGCCGgtcattataaaataaaacaaaataaatcagggTTCATATTGTGATAATGATTgtctgactgtacattgtccATTACATATAacaacatacatacaaacataagTTATTGTGTGACTGACATGATTAAAGCTTTAAAACTGTACCTTTTCTTATCTCAGATGCACAAGAGTATTTTAATGCAGCTTTGCAATTGTTTAATATGCATATACATATTGCCTGAGGTGAGTGTTTCCAACATGTGCTTGCTAAAGTTAACCACATGAAATAAGTCTGATGGGCCACCTGCCAGAACAATAGACAGGCATGTTCAAAGCCGGTGTCCTTTTATACGTTACATTGAGTTTATAAATAGTCTATCCACCTGCTTCTACTGTTGGTCCAGCCATTTAGGGCCGAACTGCTGGCATGAATGGCATTAGTGTTGAGGTAATTCTGAATGGATTAGCTTCAGTATTAGTGTGAGCTGTTGCCTAGCTCTTACAAGCCTCTTTAGACAGGGGAAATTGAGGCTGGGTTACAAAGCCTTGTAGTGgtgcaccaatcaggaaatttgaggcagaTTACTATCACTGATAATTTAATACTGTGATCAGCTGATATCAATCCAATCATCACTACTTCTTTTATAAGTGCCCTATGTCACATTTTTGCAAGTTATAAGCTGcaattacactcactgagcactttattaggaacactatggtcctaatgaagtgccccacgtggtcttctgctgttgtagcccatccgcctcaaggttcgatgtgttgtgcattctgagatgctattctgttcaattcaattgtacagagtggttatctgagttaccgtagcctttctgtcagtttgaaccagtctggacattctccgttgacctctctcatcaacaaggcgtttctgtccagagaacttctgctcactggatgttttttgtttttggcacccttctgtgtaaactctagagactgttatgcgtgaaaatcccaggagatcagcagttacagaaatactcaaaccggcccatttggcaccaataatcatgccatggtcaaaatcactgagatcatttccccattctgatggttaatgtgaacattagctgaagctcctgacccatatctgcatgattttatgcattgcactgctgccacacaattggctgattaggtacCCGCATATAATAGGTtaagtaggtttacaggtgtacctaataaagtgctcaatgagtgtatatgTTAATGACacacactgtaaaattacattcagtttacattaattgtaaattgctaacatttatttaaatagaaaacagttataaatagttctgttgtcactgtaaaAGATCTACTAGCAAACAGTAAACACCATGAGAGCATTACACACAGATGAGATAAATTCAAAAATAAGAGAGAcaatatccattacaagctctataACTGCTTTAGTGAAAAATCATTAGTATCTATGTTGTAATGCAAATCACTAATTAATAAGCAACTGGGTGAAGATGTGGTGccattattgaaggttaaactgttATTGCTGTTATTACCATAGTGGTTTTGCAGCAACATCTGATTAAAATCTGGGTTCTCACAAAATAgtgctgggatgagtgactgatgagagattGAGAGCACGCGTGTTTGATGGACACAGAGAGATCGCAAAACTCACCTTGCATcatgtatactcagatttgtgtttgcatgtttattttttgtttaataggCTTTTACGTACATACGTACTTTTTCCTGGGCACCTTATTATTCACATAAAACAAACCgacatattcatctgaataacagcatgtctgaaagtttaaatttgcGACTGCTTAGAACTGCTAAAACTCACCCTCCAGTGGCCGCAATGTCATGCTTCAAGGGTTGAGAAAGTGCTTATACACCGAATCTATGCATCTCACAGATATAAGACAAAGATCCATAGgcacagctcactaggtttttggaaaataatttgAGTTTAAAGTTTTTCCCAATTAATAAAACTTCCGTTCCCATCACTGAGTCTCTAGGAGAGTAAGTTGTATTGTGCCTGAAGCTTTGAGACTAGTGGATTGGGATGCAGGTTGACTTttaatacatataatacataGAAAAAAtctgtggcatattgttgattaccacagaaaatgattttacagtggaagtctatgggacaAACATATAACAATGTTCATATAGACTTTGTCCATTGTAAGAACATACATTAATTGTATGAATTGttagtgttttatatatattgaaaagctgttcaaccattttatttattatgtttcatGTGGGTGCCCTGTACCAGAACAAAATCACCTCCACACCTGAAGTTTCAAATCTCAGTACTTGcgcttctctctttctctgttgatGCAGTAATGGACTTGATCTACTGGAAGGACATGGAGCGGACAGGCATGGTGTTCACAGGGCTGGTAGTGGGCCTACTGTCTCTGTTCCAGCTGAGCATCATTACTGTGGTGTCTACTCTCTCCCTGGCCATCATGTGCTTTACCATCTCAGTTAGAATCTATTACAAACTGCTGCATGCACTCCAGCTGGGAGACGGAGCACACCCCTTCCAGTGAGTGATGGCTGTTTGCTCCTCTATTCTCCTCTCATCTCTTCTCCTGTCCTCTCCTCTCCTGTCCTCTCATCTCCTCTCATTTACTGTCCACTTGTCTGATCTCCTCTCCTGTCCTCTTGTCTTGTGTCTTCTTCTCCCCTTACCTCTCGTCTCTTCTCCTGTCCTCTGATCTAGTCTGTTCTCCTGTCCTCTTGTCTCATCTTGTCTCCTCTCCTCTTGTCTTGTCTCCTCTCATTTCCACTCATCTCATGTTTTTTCGTCTGCTCTTGTCTTGCCTCGTCTCCTCTAATCTCCTGTTCTCTTGTTTCTTCTCCTCTCATTTCTTCTCCTTTCCTCTCATCTCCTGTCCTTTTGTCTCCTCTTATCTCATCTCATCTGCTTTCCTATTGTCTCATCTTATCTCCTCTACCCTTGTCCTactctcctcttctctcctctcctctcatcTCCTGTCCTCTCATCTCCTCTTGCGTCATCTCATCTCCTGTCCTCTAGTCTTGTCTTGTCTCATCTCCTCACCTCTCCTCTACtcttgtctcctctccttaaatctCTTGTCCTCTAATTTCATCACCTCTCGTCTTCTCTCCTTTCCTCTGATCTTGTGTCCTCTAGTCTCGTCTCATCTCCTCACCTCTCCACTACTCTTGTCTCCTCTCCTTTACTCTCCTTTTCTCTCATCTCCTGTCCTCTCATCCCATCCCATCACATCTCCTCTCCTTTCATCTCCTGTCCTCTCCTGTCCACTGGTCTCCTCTCATCTCCTGTCCTCTCATCTCCTCTCTTTTCCTGTCCTCTTTTCTCCTATCATCTCATGTACGCTTGTCTCATCTCATCTTCTCTCTTTTTGTCTCCTCTCCTTTCCTCTCATCTCCTGTCCTCTAGTCTCGTCTTATCTCCTCACCTCTCCTCTACTCTTGTTTCCCCTCCTTTCCTCTCATCTCCTCTCATTTCCTGTCCTCTTTTCACATCTCATCCCATCTCCTGTCCTCTCCTTTGGTCTCCTCTCCTTTCATCTTCTGTCGTCTTGACTCCTCTCTTTTCCTGTCCTTTTTTCTGGTATCATCTCATGTACTCTCATCTAATCTCATCTCCTCTCATTTCCTCTCATCTCCTGTCCTCTAGTCTCATCTCATCTCCTCACTTCTCCTCTACTCTTGTCTcctctcctttcctttcctttcatctcCTTTCCTCTCATCTCCTGTCCTCTTATCTCCTCTCATCTCCTCTCCTTTCCTCTCATCTCCTGTCTTCTCATTTCCTCTTGTCTCATTTCATCTCATCTCCTGTCCTCTCGTCTCACCTCTTCTCCTGTCCTCTCCTCTCCGCtggtctcctctcctctcctttcaTCTCCTGTCCTCTCGTCTACTCTCATTTCCCATCCTCATTTCTCATATCATATCATGTACTCTTGTCTCATCTCCTTTCCTTTTGTCTCCTCTCCTGTCCTCTCATCTCCTGTACTCTCGTCTTCTCTCATTTCCTGTCctcttgtctcatctcatctcctTTCATTTCCTGTCctcttgtctcatctcat is a window encoding:
- the LOC127421896 gene encoding reticulon-2-like; its protein translation is MGQVLGFSHCKEFGTVNSTPDSTPPCSDGGNEESDFPELQTAREWSDDEEGLEDDDTCLSSSSVWSTPRQNSSELTFSYIAFSETDSSSRRDSGRRRAGGRGSRGSLNRMDTVESQLSIDSPAVEWDAHAFLPVEVEEETLQRTLEPSSQKSVEEFQDKDTGTWEPIEEISGIQTHSLTCSHEDEQITAPQLHGSDTSVAMETTVTLQMVDASHTTPPAIGRITQEEQICEQWYSTLNLSEGPTICIKIAVMDLIYWKDMERTGMVFTGLVVGLLSLFQLSIITVVSTLSLAIMCFTISVRIYYKLLHALQLGDGAHPFQSYIDLDIGLSGEEAQQYMQRVIVLICSAVDTMRNLFFVGNLFNSLKFFLLMYLVTFLGNLCNGLTLLVIGVIAVFSVPLFYRRHQDKVDNCFVAVQARIDNIKNFLHRLTQGGGPPPDPTPGGAKPKAH